A part of Jiangella alba genomic DNA contains:
- the map gene encoding type I methionyl aminopeptidase, with amino-acid sequence MEIKSPEQLAGMRAAGLVVAEIHEVMRAAIVPGATPLDLDAIARRELAARGATSNFLGYGGFPATVCVSVNDVVVHGIPDATPFRDGDIVSLDFGAVLDGWHGDAAVTVPVGSGELPDDVARLLTDCEDALWSGIAAMKAGRRLRDIGTAIEKTIEARGDYGIVEEYGGHGIGTAMHMDPHVMNYRTRQRGPKLVPGLCLAVEPMITLGGPETHVLPDDWTVKTDDGTWAAHFEHSIAVTPEGPWVLTALDGGAARLAALGVPAAAQVHSG; translated from the coding sequence ATCGAGATCAAGTCGCCGGAGCAGCTGGCCGGCATGCGCGCGGCCGGGCTGGTCGTCGCCGAGATCCACGAGGTGATGCGCGCGGCCATCGTGCCGGGCGCCACCCCGCTGGATCTCGACGCGATCGCCCGGCGCGAGCTGGCCGCCCGCGGCGCCACGTCGAACTTCCTCGGCTACGGCGGCTTCCCGGCCACGGTGTGCGTCTCGGTCAACGACGTCGTCGTCCACGGCATCCCGGACGCCACCCCGTTCCGCGACGGCGACATCGTCTCGCTCGACTTCGGCGCGGTCCTCGACGGCTGGCACGGCGACGCCGCGGTGACGGTGCCCGTCGGCTCCGGCGAGCTGCCCGACGACGTCGCGCGGCTGCTGACCGACTGCGAGGACGCGCTGTGGTCGGGCATCGCGGCGATGAAGGCCGGCCGGCGGTTGCGCGACATCGGCACCGCCATCGAGAAGACCATCGAGGCGCGCGGCGACTACGGCATCGTCGAGGAGTACGGCGGCCACGGCATCGGCACCGCGATGCACATGGACCCGCACGTCATGAACTACCGCACCCGCCAGCGCGGCCCGAAGCTGGTGCCCGGCCTGTGCCTCGCGGTCGAGCCGATGATCACCCTCGGCGGCCCCGAGACGCACGTCCTGCCCGACGACTGGACGGTCAAGACCGACGACGGCACATGGGCCGCGCACTTCGAGCACAGCATCGCTGTCACGCCCGAGGGCCCGTGGGTCCTCACCGCCCTCGACGGCGGGGCCGCCCGGCTAGCGGCGCTCGGTGTGCCGGCCGCCGCCCAGGTCCACAGCGGCTGA
- a CDS encoding adenylate kinase, with translation MTRLLIMGPPGAGKGTQAELVAKRFAVPAISTGDIFRSNIADETDLGRQVKGYLDSGRYVPDELTNEVVRDRLTRADVAEGFLLDGYPRTLAQVDFLDKVLAEQGHEIDHVIVLNVDVDEVVKRLHERALKEGRDDDTPETIRKRQELYLEQTAPLIAVYRERGLVFEVDGLGTVDDVQQRVADAIEQPPQPH, from the coding sequence GTGACGCGACTGTTGATCATGGGCCCGCCGGGCGCGGGCAAGGGCACGCAGGCCGAACTGGTGGCGAAGCGGTTCGCCGTTCCGGCCATCTCCACCGGCGACATCTTCCGGTCCAACATCGCCGACGAGACCGACCTCGGCCGCCAGGTGAAGGGCTACCTCGACTCCGGCCGGTACGTGCCGGACGAGCTGACCAACGAGGTGGTCCGCGACCGCCTCACGCGCGCCGACGTCGCCGAGGGCTTCCTGCTCGACGGCTACCCGCGCACGCTGGCGCAGGTCGATTTCCTCGACAAGGTGCTGGCCGAGCAGGGCCACGAGATCGACCACGTCATCGTGCTCAACGTCGACGTCGACGAGGTCGTGAAGCGGCTGCACGAGCGGGCCCTCAAGGAGGGTCGCGACGACGACACCCCCGAGACCATCCGCAAGCGGCAGGAGCTCTACCTCGAGCAGACCGCCCCGCTGATCGCGGTGTACCGCGAGCGCGGCCTCGTCTTCGAGGTCGACGGCCTGGGCACCGTCGACGACGTGCAGCAGCGAGTGGCCGACGCCATCGAGCAGCCGCCGCAGCCGCACTAG
- the secY gene encoding preprotein translocase subunit SecY, producing MLRVFAQAFRTPDLRSKLLFTLGIIAIFRVGSVLPTPGVDVPAVRTCVDLAGNEGIYGMLNLFSGGAMLQLAVFALGIIPYITASIILQLLTVVIPRIEALRKEGASGQAQITQYTRYLTIGLALLQSTTIVTLARRGQFFPNCPEEVLQNDSLTTAAIMIIVMTAGTGVVMWLGELITDRGVGNGMSLLIFTQIVASVPSMFWSIQTSRGWGVFGLVVVVALIVVTLIVFVEQAQRRIPVQYAKRMVGRRMYGGSATYIPLKINQAGVIPVIFASSLLYIPLLAAQFNQTSGWALWIQDNFTRGTHPVYIAAYFLLIVGFAFFYVSITFNPKDISDNMKRYGGFVPGIRAGRATEEYLAYVLNRITSAGAIYLALVALLPLLAFNVLNPADGGQSFNNMFGGTSILIMVGVGLQTVQQIESQLQQRNYEGFLR from the coding sequence GTGCTCAGAGTGTTCGCGCAGGCGTTCCGTACACCTGACCTGCGCAGTAAATTGCTGTTCACGCTGGGCATCATCGCGATCTTCCGGGTCGGCTCGGTCCTGCCCACGCCCGGTGTCGACGTCCCGGCGGTACGGACCTGTGTGGACCTCGCCGGCAACGAGGGCATCTACGGGATGCTCAACCTGTTCTCCGGCGGGGCGATGCTGCAGCTCGCGGTCTTCGCGCTCGGCATCATCCCGTACATCACCGCCAGCATCATCCTGCAGCTGCTGACGGTCGTGATCCCCCGCATCGAGGCGCTGCGCAAGGAAGGCGCGTCCGGGCAGGCACAGATCACGCAGTACACCCGCTACCTCACCATCGGCCTGGCGCTGCTGCAGTCGACCACCATCGTCACGCTGGCCCGCCGCGGGCAGTTCTTCCCGAACTGCCCCGAAGAGGTCCTGCAGAACGACTCGCTGACCACCGCCGCCATCATGATCATCGTCATGACGGCCGGCACCGGCGTGGTCATGTGGCTGGGCGAGCTCATCACCGACCGCGGCGTCGGCAACGGCATGTCGCTGCTGATCTTCACCCAGATCGTCGCCAGCGTGCCGAGCATGTTCTGGAGCATCCAGACCAGCCGCGGCTGGGGCGTCTTCGGCCTGGTCGTCGTGGTCGCGCTGATCGTCGTCACGCTCATCGTCTTCGTCGAGCAGGCACAGCGGCGCATCCCGGTCCAGTACGCCAAGCGGATGGTCGGCAGGCGCATGTACGGCGGCTCGGCCACGTACATCCCGCTGAAGATCAACCAGGCCGGCGTCATCCCGGTCATCTTCGCGTCGTCGCTGCTCTACATCCCGCTGCTGGCCGCGCAGTTCAACCAGACGTCCGGCTGGGCGCTCTGGATCCAGGACAACTTCACCCGTGGCACCCACCCCGTGTACATCGCGGCGTACTTCCTGCTGATCGTCGGGTTCGCGTTCTTCTACGTGTCCATCACGTTCAACCCGAAGGACATCTCCGACAACATGAAGCGCTACGGCGGCTTCGTGCCGGGCATCCGTGCTGGCCGCGCCACCGAGGAATACCTGGCCTACGTGCTCAACCGCATCACGTCGGCCGGCGCCATCTACCTGGCGCTCGTGGCCCTGTTGCCACTGCTGGCCTTCAACGTGCTGAACCCCGCCGACGGCGGCCAGTCGTTCAACAACATGTTCGGCGGCACCTCCATCCTGATCATGGTCGGTGTCGGCCTGCAGACCGTGCAGCAGATCGAGAGCCAGCTGCAGCAGCGCAACTACGAGGGGTTCTTGCGGTGA
- the rplO gene encoding 50S ribosomal protein L15, giving the protein MSNSPLKPHHLRPAPGAKTAKTRVGRGEASKGKTAGRGTKGTKARYQVPARFEGGQMPLHMRLPKLKGFKNPFRVEFQVVNLDKLASLFPEGGDVTVDDLVAKGAVRAGKPVKVLGTGEISVALRVNANAFSTSAKEKITAAGGTATEV; this is encoded by the coding sequence ATGAGCAACTCGCCGCTGAAGCCGCATCACCTGCGGCCGGCCCCCGGCGCCAAGACCGCGAAGACCCGTGTGGGTCGCGGTGAGGCGTCGAAGGGCAAGACCGCGGGCCGCGGCACCAAGGGCACGAAGGCCCGCTACCAGGTGCCGGCCCGCTTCGAGGGCGGGCAGATGCCGCTGCACATGCGCCTGCCGAAGCTGAAGGGGTTCAAGAACCCGTTCCGCGTCGAGTTCCAGGTCGTGAACCTGGACAAGCTGGCGTCGCTCTTCCCGGAGGGCGGGGACGTCACCGTCGACGACCTCGTGGCCAAGGGCGCTGTGCGGGCCGGCAAGCCGGTCAAGGTTCTGGGCACCGGTGAGATCTCGGTTGCGCTGCGAGTGAACGCGAACGCGTTCTCCACCAGCGCGAAGGAGAAGATCACCGCTGCTGGGGGCACCGCCACCGAGGTGTAG
- the rpmD gene encoding 50S ribosomal protein L30 encodes MSGQLKVRQVKSPIGGTSSQRNTLRSLGLKRIGHEVVKEDRPEIRGMVKTVAHLVAVEEV; translated from the coding sequence ATGAGCGGCCAGCTGAAGGTCCGTCAGGTCAAGAGCCCGATCGGTGGGACGTCGTCCCAGCGCAACACCCTGCGCTCGCTCGGCCTGAAGCGGATCGGACACGAGGTCGTCAAAGAGGACCGCCCTGAGATCCGGGGCATGGTCAAGACGGTGGCGCACCTGGTCGCCGTCGAGGAGGTCTGA
- the rpsE gene encoding 30S ribosomal protein S5 yields MAEPQRRGGGAGGERRDRRDRRDRDNRRGDGADKTNYIETVVAINRVAKVVQGGRRFSFTALVVVGDGDGTVGVGYGKAKEVPSAIAKGVEEAKKQFFKVPRIQGTIPHPVQGEKAAGVVLLRPASPGTGVIAGGPVRAVLEAAGVHDILSKSLGSSNAINIVHATVEALRSLERPEQVAARRGLPLEDVAPAALLRAQAAGASA; encoded by the coding sequence ATGGCTGAACCCCAGCGCCGCGGTGGCGGTGCCGGTGGCGAGCGCCGCGATCGTCGTGACCGTCGCGATCGCGACAACCGTCGCGGCGACGGTGCGGACAAGACCAACTACATCGAGACCGTGGTCGCCATCAACCGCGTCGCCAAGGTCGTGCAGGGTGGGCGTCGCTTCAGCTTCACCGCTCTGGTCGTCGTCGGCGACGGCGACGGCACCGTGGGCGTCGGCTACGGCAAGGCCAAGGAGGTGCCCTCGGCGATCGCCAAGGGTGTCGAGGAGGCCAAGAAGCAGTTCTTCAAGGTGCCGCGGATCCAGGGCACCATCCCGCACCCCGTGCAGGGTGAGAAGGCTGCCGGCGTCGTGCTGCTCCGCCCGGCTTCGCCCGGTACCGGCGTCATCGCCGGTGGCCCGGTGCGCGCCGTGCTGGAGGCCGCGGGCGTCCACGACATCCTGAGCAAGTCGCTCGGGTCGTCCAACGCCATCAACATCGTGCACGCCACGGTGGAGGCGCTGCGTTCGCTGGAGCGTCCGGAGCAGGTGGCGGCCCGCCGCGGCCTGCCGCTCGAGGACGTCGCCCCGGCCGCGCTGCTGCGCGCTCAGGCCGCGGGAGCGTCGGCATGA
- the rplR gene encoding 50S ribosomal protein L18, whose protein sequence is MGIAINRQIRKGDKRAARDRRHLRVRKKVTGTAERPRLVVTRSLRHMVVQVVDDATGRTLASATSMEADLRSLDGDKTAKARRVGELVADRAKAAGVEAVVFDRGGNQYHGRVAAVAEGAREGGLKL, encoded by the coding sequence ATGGGCATCGCGATCAATCGCCAGATCAGGAAGGGCGACAAGCGGGCTGCCCGGGACCGCCGGCACCTGCGGGTCCGGAAGAAGGTCACCGGCACGGCCGAGCGTCCGCGCCTGGTCGTCACCCGGTCGCTGCGGCACATGGTGGTCCAGGTCGTCGACGACGCCACCGGCCGCACCCTGGCCTCGGCCACCAGCATGGAAGCCGACCTGCGCTCGCTCGACGGCGACAAGACCGCCAAGGCACGTCGCGTCGGCGAGCTCGTCGCCGACCGCGCCAAGGCGGCCGGTGTCGAGGCCGTGGTCTTCGACCGTGGCGGTAACCAGTACCACGGCCGGGTGGCCGCGGTGGCGGAGGGCGCCCGCGAGGGCGGCCTGAAGCTCTGA
- the rplF gene encoding 50S ribosomal protein L6 → MSRIGKLPIPVPSGVQVDIDGRAVKVTGPKGTLNHTLPEVIGVEKGDDGTLQVVRPDDERESRALHGLTRTLVANMVTGVTDGYVKKLEIVGVGYRVTAKGQNLEFALGFSHPVVVEPPEGITFAVESPTKFSVQGIDKQKVGEIAANIRKIRKPEPYKGKGVRYEGEHVRRKVGKAGK, encoded by the coding sequence ATGTCGCGCATCGGCAAGCTCCCGATCCCGGTACCGTCCGGCGTCCAGGTCGACATCGACGGCCGCGCGGTCAAGGTCACGGGTCCCAAGGGCACGCTGAACCACACGCTGCCCGAGGTCATCGGCGTCGAGAAGGGCGACGACGGCACTCTGCAGGTCGTCCGCCCCGACGACGAGCGTGAGAGCCGCGCCCTGCACGGGCTCACCCGCACGCTGGTCGCCAACATGGTCACCGGTGTCACGGACGGGTACGTCAAGAAGCTCGAGATCGTCGGCGTCGGCTACCGCGTCACGGCCAAGGGCCAGAACCTCGAGTTCGCACTCGGCTTCAGCCACCCGGTCGTCGTCGAGCCGCCCGAGGGCATCACGTTCGCCGTCGAGTCGCCCACCAAGTTCTCGGTGCAGGGCATCGACAAGCAGAAGGTCGGCGAGATCGCGGCGAACATCCGCAAGATCCGCAAGCCCGAGCCGTACAAGGGCAAGGGCGTGCGCTACGAGGGCGAGCACGTCCGGCGCAAGGTCGGAAAGGCTGGTAAGTAA
- the rpsH gene encoding 30S ribosomal protein S8 has protein sequence MTMTDPIADMLTRLRNANTAHHDTVAMPHSKIKVNIAEILKQQGYIAGFSVREPAEDQVGKTLELTLKYGPSRERSIAGIRRVSKPGLRVYAKATNMPRVLGGLGVAIISTSQGLLTGQAAAKQGVGGEVLAYVW, from the coding sequence ATGACCATGACCGACCCGATCGCAGACATGCTCACCCGTCTGCGCAACGCCAACACGGCGCACCACGACACCGTGGCGATGCCGCACAGCAAGATCAAGGTGAACATCGCCGAGATCCTCAAGCAGCAGGGCTACATCGCCGGGTTCTCCGTGCGCGAGCCGGCCGAGGACCAGGTCGGCAAGACGCTCGAGCTCACCCTGAAGTACGGCCCGTCCCGCGAGCGCTCGATCGCCGGCATCCGCCGCGTCAGCAAGCCGGGGCTGCGGGTCTACGCGAAGGCGACGAACATGCCGCGCGTGCTCGGTGGGCTGGGTGTCGCCATCATCTCCACGTCGCAGGGCCTCCTCACGGGCCAGGCGGCCGCCAAGCAGGGTGTGGGCGGGGAAGTCCTCGCCTACGTCTGGTAA
- a CDS encoding type Z 30S ribosomal protein S14: MAKKALVIKAARKPKFAVRAYTRCQKCGRPHSVYRKFGLCRVCLREMAHRGELPGVTKSSW, from the coding sequence GTGGCAAAGAAGGCGCTTGTCATCAAGGCCGCGCGCAAGCCGAAGTTCGCCGTGCGCGCGTACACGCGGTGCCAGAAGTGCGGCCGTCCGCACTCGGTGTACCGCAAGTTCGGGCTGTGCCGTGTGTGCCTGCGCGAGATGGCGCACCGCGGCGAGCTGCCGGGCGTGACGAAGTCCAGCTGGTAA
- the rplE gene encoding 50S ribosomal protein L5 translates to MTTTTETRALPRLKQRYRDEIIAGLREQFQIANVMQVPTVTKVVVNMGVGEAARDAKLIEGAIADLAAITGQRPQVTKARKSIAQFKLREGMPIGAHATLRGDRMWEFLDRLVTIALPRIRDFRGLSGKQFDGNGNYTFGLNEQSMFHEIDQDRIDRVRGMDITVVTTATNDDQGRALLKLLGFPFKEN, encoded by the coding sequence ATGACCACCACCACTGAGACCCGCGCACTGCCGCGGCTCAAGCAGCGCTACCGCGACGAGATCATCGCGGGGCTGCGTGAGCAGTTCCAGATCGCGAACGTCATGCAGGTGCCGACCGTGACCAAGGTCGTCGTCAACATGGGTGTCGGCGAGGCCGCTCGTGACGCGAAGCTGATCGAGGGCGCCATCGCCGACCTCGCGGCCATCACCGGCCAGCGTCCGCAGGTCACCAAGGCCCGCAAGTCCATCGCGCAGTTCAAGCTGCGCGAGGGCATGCCGATCGGTGCGCACGCGACGCTGCGCGGCGACCGCATGTGGGAGTTCCTGGACCGTCTGGTGACCATCGCGCTGCCCCGTATCCGGGACTTCCGCGGCCTGTCGGGCAAGCAGTTCGACGGCAACGGGAACTACACGTTCGGTCTCAACGAGCAGTCGATGTTCCACGAGATCGACCAGGACAGGATCGACCGGGTCCGCGGCATGGACATCACGGTCGTCACGACCGCGACCAACGACGACCAGGGTCGGGCGCTGCTCAAGCTGCTCGGTTTCCCGTTCAAGGAGAACTGA
- the rplX gene encoding 50S ribosomal protein L24, with protein MKIKKGDKVVVIAGKDKGLVGKVIAAYPRQERVLVEGVNRITKHQKPTQTARGTQQSGGIIHQEAPIHISNVQLAVEADVDGKKKTVGTRVGYRIDDNGNKVRFAKRTGEDI; from the coding sequence ATGAAGATCAAGAAGGGTGACAAGGTCGTCGTCATCGCCGGCAAGGACAAGGGCCTGGTGGGCAAGGTCATCGCGGCCTACCCGCGCCAGGAGCGTGTCCTCGTCGAGGGCGTCAACCGCATCACCAAGCACCAGAAGCCGACTCAGACGGCGCGTGGTACGCAGCAGTCCGGTGGGATCATCCACCAGGAGGCGCCCATCCACATCTCGAACGTGCAGCTCGCGGTCGAGGCCGACGTCGACGGCAAGAAGAAGACGGTGGGCACCCGGGTCGGGTACCGCATCGACGACAACGGCAACAAGGTCCGGTTCGCCAAGCGCACCGGTGAGGACATCTGA
- the rplN gene encoding 50S ribosomal protein L14, with amino-acid sequence MIQQESRLRVADNTGAKELLCIRVLGGSGRRYAGIGDVIVATVKDAIPGGAVKKGDVVKAVVVRTVKERRRPDGSYIRFDENAAVIIRDGGDPRGTRIFGPVGRELRDKRFMRIISLAPEVL; translated from the coding sequence ATGATTCAGCAGGAGTCGCGGCTGCGGGTCGCCGACAACACCGGTGCCAAGGAGCTCTTGTGCATCCGTGTGCTCGGTGGCTCCGGTCGGCGATACGCCGGCATCGGTGATGTCATCGTGGCCACCGTCAAGGACGCCATTCCCGGCGGCGCGGTCAAGAAGGGCGACGTCGTCAAGGCCGTGGTCGTGCGGACCGTGAAGGAGCGCCGCCGTCCGGACGGCTCCTACATCCGCTTCGACGAGAACGCGGCGGTCATCATCAGGGACGGCGGGGACCCGCGCGGCACGCGCATCTTCGGCCCCGTCGGTCGTGAGCTGCGGGACAAGCGTTTCATGCGCATCATCTCGCTCGCTCCGGAGGTGTTGTGA
- the rpsQ gene encoding 30S ribosomal protein S17: MSPANKEENVTESPKTAGNAPGGRGYRKTRQGVVVSDKMDKTVVVTVEDRFKHPLYGKVVRRSSKLKAHDEQNTAGIGDRVLLMETRPLSATKRWRVVEILEKAK, from the coding sequence GTGAGCCCCGCGAACAAGGAAGAGAACGTGACCGAGAGCCCGAAGACCGCTGGGAACGCGCCGGGCGGCCGTGGCTACCGCAAGACCCGCCAGGGCGTTGTGGTCAGCGACAAGATGGACAAGACCGTCGTCGTCACCGTCGAGGACCGCTTCAAGCACCCGCTCTACGGCAAGGTCGTCCGTCGGTCGAGCAAGCTGAAGGCCCACGACGAGCAGAACACCGCCGGCATCGGCGACCGCGTCCTGCTCATGGAGACCCGTCCGCTGTCGGCCACGAAGCGCTGGCGCGTCGTGGAGATCCTCGAGAAGGCGAAGTAG
- the rpmC gene encoding 50S ribosomal protein L29, whose translation MAIGSKDLDAVSLRERSDDELVEELQKAKESLFNLRFQGATGQLESHGRLKAVRRDIARIYTIMRERELGIVAVVAAPVEPKADKAEAKAEPKKAAAKKTAAKAEVKADDDAEAPKKAAPRKRTTKKAAAAEDGAE comes from the coding sequence ATGGCGATCGGTTCGAAGGACCTCGACGCCGTGTCGCTGCGCGAGCGGTCTGACGACGAGCTGGTCGAGGAGCTGCAGAAGGCCAAGGAGTCGCTGTTCAACCTGCGTTTCCAGGGTGCCACCGGTCAGCTCGAGAGCCACGGCCGGCTGAAGGCCGTCCGTCGCGACATCGCGCGCATCTACACCATCATGCGCGAGCGTGAGCTCGGCATCGTCGCCGTCGTGGCGGCGCCGGTCGAGCCGAAGGCCGACAAGGCGGAGGCCAAGGCCGAGCCGAAGAAGGCGGCGGCCAAGAAGACCGCGGCCAAGGCCGAGGTCAAGGCCGACGACGACGCCGAGGCGCCGAAGAAGGCCGCGCCGCGCAAGCGGACGACCAAGAAGGCCGCCGCTGCTGAGGACGGTGCCGAGTGA
- the rplP gene encoding 50S ribosomal protein L16 has product MLIPRKVKHRKQHHPKRRGMAKGGTTLAFGEYGIQAVEGHYVTNRQIEAARIAITRHIRRGGKVWINIYPDRPLTKKPAETRMGSGKGSPEWWIANVKPGRVMFELSFPNETVAREALTRAIHKLPMKARIVKREAGEF; this is encoded by the coding sequence ATGCTGATCCCTCGCAAGGTCAAGCACCGCAAGCAGCACCACCCGAAGCGGCGCGGCATGGCCAAGGGCGGCACGACGCTGGCCTTCGGTGAGTACGGCATCCAGGCGGTCGAGGGCCACTACGTGACCAACCGCCAGATCGAGGCCGCTCGTATCGCCATCACCCGGCACATCCGCCGTGGCGGCAAGGTGTGGATCAACATCTACCCGGACCGCCCGCTGACGAAGAAGCCGGCCGAGACCCGCATGGGTTCCGGTAAGGGTTCGCCCGAGTGGTGGATCGCCAACGTGAAGCCGGGCCGGGTCATGTTCGAGCTGTCGTTCCCGAACGAGACCGTGGCTCGCGAGGCGCTCACGCGCGCGATCCACAAGCTCCCGATGAAGGCGCGCATCGTGAAGCGCGAGGCAGGTGAGTTCTGA
- the rpsC gene encoding 30S ribosomal protein S3, which yields MGQKINPHGFRLGVSTDHKSRWFADSTTQGQRYRDYIAEDVAIRKLMTDGMERAGISHVDIERTRDRVRVDIHTARPGIVIGRRGVGADRLRSELEKLTGKQVQMNVLEVKQPEIDAQLVAQGVAEQLSARVAFRRAMRKALQTTMRAGAKGVRIQCSGRLGGAEMSRSEFYREGRVPLHTLRADVDYGFYEARTTFGRIGVKVWIYKGDVSGSRAERAAEQAAQARAQQQRGGGGGGRGRPERRRPGGRGDRGDNAPATQAAEAPATAPEAPVADAAATTTGQEG from the coding sequence GTGGGTCAGAAGATCAACCCGCACGGGTTCCGGCTGGGCGTTTCCACCGATCACAAGAGCCGGTGGTTCGCCGACAGCACGACCCAGGGTCAGCGCTACCGCGACTACATCGCCGAGGACGTCGCCATCCGCAAGCTGATGACCGACGGCATGGAGCGCGCGGGCATCTCGCACGTCGACATCGAGCGGACGCGTGACCGCGTGCGCGTCGACATCCACACCGCCCGGCCGGGCATCGTCATCGGCCGCCGCGGCGTGGGCGCGGACCGCCTGCGTTCCGAGCTCGAGAAGCTCACCGGCAAGCAGGTCCAGATGAACGTCCTCGAGGTGAAGCAGCCCGAGATCGACGCTCAGCTGGTCGCGCAGGGTGTGGCCGAGCAGCTGTCGGCTCGTGTGGCGTTCCGCCGCGCGATGCGCAAGGCGCTGCAGACCACCATGCGTGCCGGCGCCAAGGGTGTCCGCATCCAGTGCTCGGGCCGTCTCGGCGGCGCCGAGATGAGCCGCTCGGAGTTCTACCGCGAGGGTCGCGTCCCGCTGCACACGCTGCGCGCCGACGTCGACTACGGCTTCTACGAGGCCCGCACCACCTTCGGCCGCATCGGCGTGAAGGTGTGGATCTACAAGGGTGACGTCAGCGGCTCCCGCGCCGAGCGCGCCGCTGAGCAGGCCGCGCAGGCCCGTGCTCAGCAGCAGCGCGGTGGCGGCGGTGGCGGCCGTGGCCGTCCGGAGCGCCGTCGGCCGGGTGGCCGTGGCGACCGCGGCGACAACGCTCCCGCCACGCAGGCCGCCGAGGCCCCCGCGACCGCGCCCGAGGCGCCCGTCGCCGACGCCGCGGCGACCACGACGGGGCAGGAGGGCTGA
- the rplV gene encoding 50S ribosomal protein L22 — protein sequence MEARAQARFVRVTPMKARRVVDLIRGMDADEASALLRFAPQAAAEPVRKVLESAIANADDLAGTPRETLVIAQAYVDDGPTMKRFRPRAHGRASRINKRTCHITVIVDDKASIAAAKGGAR from the coding sequence ATGGAAGCCAGGGCTCAAGCGCGGTTCGTCCGCGTCACGCCCATGAAGGCGCGCCGTGTGGTGGACCTGATCCGTGGGATGGACGCGGACGAGGCCTCGGCGTTGCTGCGGTTCGCACCGCAGGCGGCCGCCGAGCCGGTGCGCAAGGTGCTCGAGAGCGCCATCGCGAACGCCGACGACCTCGCGGGCACGCCGCGCGAGACGCTGGTCATCGCGCAGGCGTACGTCGATGACGGCCCGACCATGAAGCGGTTCCGCCCGCGCGCCCATGGCCGCGCGAGCCGCATCAACAAGCGGACGTGCCACATCACGGTGATCGTCGACGACAAGGCGTCGATCGCTGCAGCGAAGGGAGGGGCCCGCTAG
- the rpsS gene encoding 30S ribosomal protein S19, with translation MPRSLKKGPFVDEHLAKKVDAQNEKGTKNVIKTWSRRSMIVPDMIGHTIAVHDGRKHVPVFVTEAMVGHKLGEFAPTRTFKGHEKDDRRARRR, from the coding sequence ATGCCGCGCAGCCTGAAGAAGGGCCCCTTCGTCGACGAGCACCTGGCCAAGAAGGTCGATGCTCAGAACGAGAAGGGCACGAAGAACGTCATCAAGACCTGGTCCCGTCGCTCGATGATCGTGCCGGACATGATCGGCCACACCATCGCGGTGCACGACGGCCGCAAGCACGTCCCGGTGTTCGTGACGGAGGCGATGGTCGGGCACAAGCTCGGCGAGTTCGCACCCACGCGCACGTTCAAGGGCCACGAGAAGGACGACCGCCGCGCCCGGCGCCGGTGA